From one Actinomyces sp. Marseille-P3109 genomic stretch:
- the pdxT gene encoding pyridoxal 5'-phosphate synthase glutaminase subunit PdxT, with translation MDSRHPRALFPAPVPTDSRPTIGVLALQGDVREHSLALEAAGARPVVVRRATDLGQAPGDRLDGLVIPGGESTTMSTLLTSFGMLEPLRELIGAGLPAYGSCAGMIMLADRVEGAEEGQVFVAGIDMTVRRNAFGRQVDSYEEDLIAPALGAGPDRPLHAVFIRAPWVEEVGQGVEVLATTRAGRAAGVGGADGGRIVAVRQGPLLATSFHPEVGGDHRVHDVFVSMVTRRT, from the coding sequence ATGGACTCGCGCCATCCTCGGGCGCTCTTCCCCGCACCCGTGCCGACCGACTCCCGCCCCACGATCGGTGTCCTGGCCTTGCAGGGCGACGTACGCGAGCACTCCCTGGCCCTCGAGGCGGCGGGCGCGCGTCCCGTCGTCGTGCGCCGCGCCACCGACCTGGGCCAGGCCCCCGGCGACCGGCTCGACGGACTGGTGATCCCCGGCGGGGAGTCGACGACGATGAGCACGCTGCTGACCTCCTTCGGCATGCTCGAGCCCCTGCGCGAGCTGATTGGTGCGGGCCTGCCCGCCTACGGGTCGTGCGCCGGGATGATCATGCTGGCCGATCGCGTCGAGGGGGCCGAGGAGGGACAGGTCTTCGTGGCCGGCATCGACATGACCGTGCGCCGCAACGCCTTCGGCCGCCAGGTGGACTCCTACGAGGAGGACCTCATCGCCCCTGCGCTGGGTGCCGGGCCGGACCGGCCGCTGCACGCCGTCTTCATCCGCGCCCCCTGGGTGGAGGAGGTGGGGCAGGGCGTCGAGGTCCTCGCCACGACCCGCGCAGGACGAGCGGCTGGGGTCGGCGGGGCCGACGGCGGTAGGATCGTCGCGGTTCGTCAGGGGCCCCTGCTCGCCACCTCCTTCCACCCGGAGGTCGGAGGCGACCACCGGGTCCACGACGTCTTCGTCTCCATGGTGACGCGCCGGACCTGA
- the ruvA gene encoding Holliday junction branch migration protein RuvA — translation MIASLRGTVLSVGLTGAVIETGGVGMSIQATPTTLSGLRVGEEALVHTELVVREDSLTLFGFADADERDSFRTLMSAKGVGAKLALAMLAVHTPNTLRRAIASQDVAALTRVPGLGPKGAQRVILDVADKLGPVTGDDLNAPQAGSGIAEGEGHETVTDGAQPSADVVAALVQLGWNEASARQAVTAVESDYAEAGKDPDMAVLLRASLRWLGGGNRG, via the coding sequence ATGATCGCGTCCCTGCGCGGCACTGTCCTCAGCGTCGGTCTGACCGGTGCCGTCATCGAGACCGGCGGCGTCGGTATGAGCATCCAGGCCACGCCCACCACACTGTCCGGTCTCAGGGTGGGTGAGGAGGCCCTCGTTCACACCGAGCTGGTCGTCCGTGAGGACTCGCTGACGCTGTTCGGATTCGCCGACGCCGACGAGCGGGACAGCTTCCGCACGCTCATGAGTGCCAAGGGAGTCGGGGCCAAGCTGGCGCTGGCCATGCTCGCGGTCCACACCCCCAACACGCTCCGGCGCGCCATCGCCTCCCAGGACGTCGCAGCCCTCACCCGGGTTCCAGGCCTCGGCCCCAAGGGGGCCCAGCGCGTCATCCTGGACGTGGCCGACAAGCTCGGCCCCGTCACCGGTGACGACCTCAACGCTCCGCAGGCAGGCTCTGGGATCGCCGAGGGCGAGGGGCATGAGACGGTGACCGATGGTGCGCAGCCCAGTGCTGACGTCGTCGCTGCCCTGGTCCAGCTCGGCTGGAACGAGGCCAGCGCCCGCCAGGCCGTGACCGCCGTCGAGTCGGACTATGCCGAGGCCGGCAAGGACCCCGACATGGCCGTCCTGCTGAGGGCCTCTCTCAGGTGGCTGGGAGGCGGGAACCGTGGCTGA
- a CDS encoding NUDIX hydrolase, whose amino-acid sequence MTGSPVNGGRASGHPGGRHPLLVPEDWDQYLDASEWSLGDDGLPFRTAARVLVVTRDADVLLLAGHDATDPEHTWVFTPGGGLHPGENPRAGAVRELGEESGIDVAPTELEGPIAHREAIFRFATVTCRQDEVFFLLRLPSARTVGGDGWTDLERDVVDSISWWSSEDLQAAQERGQEIYPVRLPSIVRELAAGWSGEPLDLTDPVDAELLAELTARRPPTSRTDRQGPR is encoded by the coding sequence GTGACAGGATCTCCGGTCAACGGGGGACGAGCTTCCGGACACCCCGGAGGCCGTCACCCGCTACTGGTCCCCGAGGACTGGGACCAGTACCTCGACGCCTCCGAGTGGAGCCTGGGCGATGACGGCCTGCCCTTCAGGACGGCCGCACGGGTTCTGGTCGTCACCCGGGACGCAGACGTACTGCTCCTGGCGGGGCACGACGCCACCGATCCGGAACACACCTGGGTCTTCACCCCCGGAGGAGGGCTCCACCCCGGCGAGAACCCGCGAGCCGGAGCCGTGCGTGAGCTGGGCGAGGAGTCCGGGATCGACGTCGCACCCACCGAGCTCGAGGGGCCCATCGCCCACCGGGAGGCAATCTTCCGTTTTGCCACCGTCACCTGCCGACAGGACGAGGTCTTCTTCCTCCTGCGCCTGCCCTCCGCACGCACCGTCGGGGGCGATGGCTGGACCGACCTCGAGCGCGACGTCGTCGACTCCATCTCCTGGTGGAGCTCCGAGGACCTGCAGGCCGCACAGGAACGGGGCCAGGAGATCTATCCGGTACGCCTGCCCTCGATCGTGCGTGAGCTCGCTGCGGGCTGGAGCGGTGAGCCTCTCGACCTCACCGATCCGGTGGATGCCGAGCTCCTGGCCGAGCTCACGGCCCGTCGCCCTCCAACCTCCCGCACCGATCGCCAAGGACCCAGATGA
- a CDS encoding crossover junction endodeoxyribonuclease RuvC, which yields MDPGLTRCGLGCVDVDPRRQVRLVEVDVVRTPPSQSPELRLLTITEAIEDWIARLGPSVVSIERVFAQDNLRSVIGVAQVMGTAMATAARAGLEVAQHTPSEAKAAVTGSGTADKSQVQAMVTRILGLSAPPRPADAADALAQAICHGWRGGGTGTDDATEMVSAGGSVRVSARTPAQRQWAAAQAAARRTGAVDPRRVRR from the coding sequence ATCGACCCCGGGCTGACCCGCTGCGGCCTGGGGTGTGTCGACGTCGATCCCCGCCGCCAGGTCCGCCTGGTGGAGGTCGACGTCGTGCGCACCCCGCCCTCGCAGAGCCCCGAGCTGCGGCTGCTGACCATCACCGAGGCCATCGAGGACTGGATCGCCCGCCTGGGCCCCTCGGTGGTCTCCATCGAGCGGGTCTTCGCCCAGGACAACCTGCGCTCCGTCATCGGGGTCGCCCAGGTGATGGGCACCGCCATGGCCACCGCGGCGCGTGCGGGCCTGGAGGTCGCTCAGCACACCCCCAGCGAGGCCAAAGCAGCCGTCACCGGATCGGGAACGGCGGACAAGTCCCAGGTCCAGGCCATGGTGACCCGCATCCTCGGTCTGAGCGCCCCGCCCCGGCCCGCCGACGCCGCCGACGCCCTGGCCCAGGCGATCTGCCACGGCTGGCGCGGTGGCGGGACCGGGACGGACGACGCCACCGAGATGGTCTCGGCCGGAGGATCGGTGCGCGTCTCCGCCCGCACCCCCGCCCAGCGCCAGTGGGCCGCCGCTCAGGCCGCCGCCCGCCGCACCGGCGCCGTCGACCCGCGCCGAGTGCGGCGCTGA
- the ruvB gene encoding Holliday junction branch migration DNA helicase RuvB: MDEDHQDRLVGGGADATERAAEAALRPKRLEDFTGQEVVRGQLSVVLRSALARGVTADHVLLSGPPGLGKTTLAMIIAAEVDGSLRLTSGPAIQHAGDLAAILSSLEEGDVLFIDEIHRLARTAEEMLYLAMEDFRVDIVVGKGPGATSIPLSLPPFTVVGATTRAGLLPAPLRDRFGFTGHLDYYGPGELTRILTRSAGLLGVDLDKDAAKELASRSRGTPRIANRLLRRVQDWAEVHGRPGHLDLMAARGALDVFEVDALGLDRLDRQVLEALCTRFGGGPVGLTTLAVSVGEEPETVETVAEPYLVREGLVVRTPRGRAATAAAYTHLGLEPPTDGALFS, translated from the coding sequence ATGGACGAGGACCACCAAGACCGGCTCGTGGGCGGCGGCGCCGATGCCACCGAGCGGGCCGCCGAGGCGGCCCTGCGACCCAAGCGTCTGGAGGACTTCACCGGCCAGGAGGTGGTGCGGGGCCAGCTCTCGGTGGTTCTCCGCTCGGCCCTGGCCCGCGGGGTGACGGCCGACCACGTCCTGCTGTCCGGCCCTCCCGGGCTGGGCAAGACCACCCTGGCCATGATCATCGCCGCCGAGGTGGACGGCTCCCTGCGTCTGACCTCAGGACCTGCGATCCAGCACGCTGGAGACCTCGCCGCCATCCTGTCCTCCCTTGAGGAGGGGGACGTGCTGTTCATCGACGAGATCCACCGTCTGGCCCGTACCGCCGAGGAGATGCTCTACCTGGCGATGGAGGACTTCCGCGTCGATATCGTCGTGGGCAAGGGCCCGGGGGCCACCTCCATCCCTCTGTCACTGCCGCCCTTCACCGTCGTCGGCGCCACCACGAGGGCGGGGCTTCTGCCAGCCCCGCTGCGGGACCGCTTCGGTTTCACCGGGCACCTGGACTACTACGGGCCGGGCGAACTCACTCGGATCCTCACGCGCAGCGCGGGCCTGCTGGGGGTGGACCTGGATAAGGACGCCGCCAAGGAACTGGCCTCGCGCTCGCGCGGCACGCCCCGCATCGCCAACCGGCTGCTGCGCCGGGTCCAGGACTGGGCGGAGGTCCACGGGAGGCCCGGCCATCTCGACCTGATGGCGGCTCGTGGCGCCCTGGACGTCTTCGAGGTCGACGCTCTGGGGCTGGACCGCCTGGACCGTCAGGTGCTCGAGGCCCTGTGCACCCGTTTCGGGGGCGGGCCGGTGGGACTGACGACGCTGGCGGTCAGCGTGGGGGAGGAGCCCGAGACCGTGGAGACTGTGGCTGAGCCGTACCTTGTACGCGAGGGCCTGGTTGTACGCACTCCGCGGGGAAGGGCGGCTACCGCGGCGGCCTACACCCATCTGGGACTGGAGCCTCCTACGGATGGGGCATTGTTCTCCTGA
- the yajC gene encoding preprotein translocase subunit YajC → MPSYFLWIVLIGMLLMMWFVSRRQRAMQEEQKRRTEEGLVPGNWVRTIGGFYGTVVEVDGDVVTLATPLGDETLWSKRAIAAIEEPPFGSASAQEEPDDDTRESEHDTAEPQS, encoded by the coding sequence ATGCCGTCGTATTTCCTCTGGATCGTACTCATCGGGATGCTCCTGATGATGTGGTTCGTCAGTCGTAGGCAGCGCGCGATGCAGGAGGAGCAGAAGCGCCGTACGGAGGAGGGGCTGGTGCCCGGGAACTGGGTGCGCACGATCGGCGGCTTCTACGGCACGGTCGTGGAGGTCGACGGCGACGTGGTCACCCTGGCCACGCCCCTGGGCGACGAGACCCTGTGGAGCAAGCGGGCCATCGCCGCCATCGAGGAACCGCCCTTCGGCTCGGCCAGCGCCCAGGAGGAGCCCGACGACGACACCCGCGAGTCCGAGCACGACACGGCCGAGCCGCAGTCCTGA
- the secD gene encoding protein translocase subunit SecD: MSSKQRKRPGRRLLMFILVIVIGFGALVAGTMRHKASLTPGLALDLEGGTQIILTPTTSDGSAISDNDVEQAIEVIRQRVDASGVSEAQISRQGGQNIVVSLPGKPSQATLELVRTSAVMYFRPVLRILPGSAQQAARNIASQNPSAAATPAPTDQPTAQAQAQPDSGSGGEATQPADDSGNTDTGSSEGDQAADQEGQEGSPADQPAATPDPTAQSTAQPRTPEEIATQLADVNQDGVISSDPLPATSQDNSSDSWITEQLLYDGYMTDCSDPKNLTGQTQDPKVAVISCSKEAGSQQHGAYILGPADITGTELKSANSGLETDSRGQTTNKWVVSLAFNPEGTKKFSELSKRLLAYRDQAAAAGAQGAQGAQNQDSQSKAQFAIVLDGLTIMASGFNSDVHSPITDGRVQITGGFNQNQANTLANQLSFGSLPLSFTVQSEQQISATLGTEQLRNGLIAGLIGFALIILYLAWQYRGLAVVAVASLVVAAVGTYLVIAALSALMGYRLSLAGVAGLIISIGITVDSFIIYFERVRDEVRLGRTLKTAIDEGWKHARRTILVSDAVNLVAAIVLYFLAVGGVQGFAFTLGVTTCVDLAIIIFFTHPFMEWIVRFRFFGEGHRLSGLDPEHLGATASTYGRAREAVADRVAGSLARRKAQARRAAESPDGAADEAHEDAVEQEEDEAVDVLADGGKDGKTK; encoded by the coding sequence GTGTCCAGCAAGCAGCGAAAGCGCCCAGGGCGCCGCCTCCTGATGTTCATCCTCGTCATCGTCATCGGTTTCGGCGCGCTCGTGGCGGGAACCATGAGGCACAAGGCGTCGCTGACGCCCGGGCTCGCCCTCGACCTCGAAGGCGGAACCCAGATCATCCTGACCCCCACGACCTCCGACGGCTCGGCGATCAGCGACAACGACGTCGAGCAGGCCATCGAGGTGATCCGCCAGCGCGTGGACGCCTCCGGTGTCTCCGAGGCCCAGATCTCCCGCCAGGGCGGACAGAACATCGTGGTCTCGTTGCCAGGGAAACCCAGTCAGGCGACCCTGGAGCTGGTGCGGACATCGGCCGTCATGTACTTCCGGCCGGTCCTGCGCATCCTGCCCGGAAGCGCCCAGCAGGCGGCCAGGAACATCGCCAGCCAGAACCCATCCGCCGCTGCCACACCGGCGCCCACGGACCAGCCCACTGCCCAGGCCCAGGCCCAGCCCGACTCAGGGTCCGGTGGGGAGGCCACCCAGCCGGCTGACGACTCCGGCAACACCGACACGGGCTCGAGTGAGGGCGACCAGGCGGCCGACCAGGAGGGGCAGGAGGGCTCTCCCGCGGATCAGCCCGCCGCCACCCCGGACCCCACCGCCCAGTCCACGGCGCAGCCCAGAACACCGGAGGAGATCGCCACACAGCTGGCGGACGTCAATCAGGACGGCGTTATCTCCTCCGACCCGCTGCCCGCCACGTCCCAGGACAACTCCTCCGACTCCTGGATCACTGAGCAGCTCCTCTACGACGGCTACATGACCGACTGCTCCGACCCGAAGAACCTCACCGGTCAGACGCAGGACCCCAAGGTCGCCGTCATCTCCTGCTCCAAGGAGGCCGGCTCGCAGCAGCACGGCGCCTACATCCTCGGCCCGGCCGACATCACCGGTACCGAGCTCAAGAGCGCCAACTCCGGGCTGGAGACCGACTCGCGGGGGCAGACCACCAATAAGTGGGTCGTCTCGCTGGCCTTCAACCCCGAGGGCACCAAGAAGTTCTCCGAGCTGTCCAAGCGGCTGCTGGCCTACCGCGACCAGGCCGCTGCTGCCGGTGCTCAGGGAGCTCAAGGTGCTCAGAATCAGGACAGCCAGAGCAAGGCCCAGTTCGCCATCGTCTTGGACGGCCTGACCATCATGGCCTCCGGCTTCAACTCGGACGTCCACTCGCCGATCACTGACGGCCGGGTCCAGATCACCGGCGGATTCAATCAGAACCAGGCCAACACACTGGCCAACCAGCTCTCCTTCGGCTCGCTGCCGCTGAGTTTCACGGTCCAGTCCGAGCAGCAGATCTCCGCCACCCTGGGAACCGAGCAGCTGCGCAACGGCCTGATCGCCGGTCTCATCGGCTTCGCCCTCATCATCCTCTACCTGGCCTGGCAGTATCGGGGCCTGGCGGTGGTGGCGGTGGCCTCGTTGGTGGTGGCCGCGGTAGGAACCTACCTGGTCATCGCCGCGTTGAGCGCACTGATGGGATACCGTCTGTCCCTGGCGGGCGTGGCCGGCCTCATCATCTCCATCGGCATCACGGTGGACTCCTTCATCATCTACTTCGAACGCGTCCGTGACGAGGTGCGTCTTGGACGGACGCTCAAGACGGCGATCGACGAGGGGTGGAAGCACGCCAGGCGGACGATCCTCGTCTCCGACGCCGTCAACCTCGTGGCCGCGATCGTGCTGTACTTCCTCGCCGTCGGTGGGGTTCAGGGCTTCGCCTTCACCCTGGGAGTCACCACCTGCGTCGACCTGGCCATCATCATCTTCTTCACCCACCCATTCATGGAGTGGATCGTCCGCTTCCGCTTCTTCGGGGAGGGGCACCGACTCTCCGGCCTCGACCCCGAGCACCTCGGGGCCACGGCATCAACCTACGGCAGGGCGCGTGAGGCCGTTGCCGACCGCGTGGCCGGCTCCCTGGCGCGCCGCAAGGCGCAGGCCCGCAGGGCGGCCGAGAGCCCGGACGGTGCTGCCGATGAAGCACATGAGGACGCGGTTGAGCAGGAGGAGGACGAAGCGGTCGATGTCCTGGCCGACGGCGGAAAGGACGGTAAGACGAAGTGA
- a CDS encoding YebC/PmpR family DNA-binding transcriptional regulator, whose translation MSGHSKWATTKHKKAAIDAKRGKLFARLIKNIEVAARTGGGDPTGNPTLFDAIQKAKKNSVPADNITRAVKRGSGEEAGGADWQTIMYEGYGPGGVAFLVECLTDNRNRAASDVRVAFSRNGGNLADPGSVAYNFTRKGVVEVAKADGVDEDSILMAVLDAGAEEVEDMGESFEIYSEPGDIVAVRTALTEAGMDYDSAEVQFVAGTKVEVDVDGARKVFRLIDALEDSDDVQNVYTSVDLSPEVAAEFATDED comes from the coding sequence ATGTCGGGTCACTCCAAGTGGGCCACCACCAAGCACAAGAAGGCCGCCATCGACGCCAAGCGCGGCAAGCTCTTCGCGCGCCTCATCAAGAACATCGAGGTCGCCGCCCGTACCGGCGGCGGTGACCCGACCGGCAACCCCACCCTGTTCGACGCCATCCAGAAGGCCAAGAAGAACTCCGTGCCGGCCGACAACATCACCCGTGCCGTCAAGCGCGGCAGCGGTGAGGAGGCCGGCGGTGCCGACTGGCAGACCATCATGTACGAGGGCTACGGCCCCGGCGGCGTCGCCTTCCTCGTCGAGTGCCTCACCGACAACCGCAACCGGGCCGCCTCCGACGTGCGCGTGGCCTTCTCCCGTAACGGCGGCAACCTGGCCGACCCCGGCTCGGTGGCCTACAACTTCACCCGCAAGGGAGTCGTCGAGGTCGCCAAGGCCGACGGCGTGGACGAGGACTCCATCCTCATGGCCGTCCTGGACGCCGGCGCCGAGGAGGTCGAGGACATGGGGGAGTCCTTCGAGATCTACTCCGAGCCCGGTGACATCGTCGCGGTGCGCACCGCACTGACGGAAGCCGGGATGGACTACGACTCCGCCGAGGTCCAGTTCGTCGCCGGCACCAAGGTCGAGGTCGACGTCGACGGTGCGCGCAAGGTCTTCCGGCTCATCGACGCCCTGGAGGACTCCGACGACGTCCAGAACGTCTACACCTCCGTGGACCTCAGCCCCGAGGTGGCCGCCGAGTTCGCCACCGACGAGGACTGA